CGAGCACCCGGCCGTCGATCAATGCGATCACAGCAGCCTGCGCCACGTGATCTATGCCGGCGCGCCGATGTACCGCGCCGACCAGCGCCTGGCGCTGCAAAAGCTCGGCCCGGTGCTGGTGCAGTACTTCGGCCTGGGCGAGGTGACCGGCTGCATCACGGTGCTTCCCGCCCACATGCACAGCGCCGACGATGCCGATCCGAATGCCCACATCGGCAGCTGCGGGCGGCCGCGCACCGGCATGGAAGTGGCCGTGCTCGACGCCGAGATGCAGCCCGTCGCCACCGGCGAGATCGGCGAGATCTGCGTGCGTGGCCCGGCCGTGTTCGCCGGCTATCACGCCAATCCGGAAGCCACGGCCAAGGCGCTGCGCGGTGGCTGGTTCCACACCGGCGACCTCGGCCGGCTCGACGCGCGCGGCCTGCTCTACATCACCGGCCGCGAGTCGGACATGTACATCTCCGGCGGCTCCAACGTCTACCCGCGCGAATGCGAGGAGCTGCTGCTCACCCACCCCGGCGTGGCCGAGGTGGCGGTGCTGGGCGTGCCCGACCGCACCTGGGGCGAGGTCGGCGTGGCCGTGGTGGTGCGCCGCGAGGGCGTGCCGGCGGTGAATGCCGAGACGCTGCTGGCCCACCTCGACGGCCATCTGGCGCGCTACCGCTGGCCGCGCCAGTTCGTCTTCTGGGACGCGCTGCCCAAGTCCGGTTACGGCAAGATCACCAAGAAGGACGTGCGCGCCCTGCTCTACGAGCGCGGTGACGTCATGCCGATCGACGCCGGCTGAGCCCTTTCCTCTTTCCTTTTCCCACCGACAGGAGACACACCCATGCAAATCACCCGCCGCACCCTGCTGGCCGGCACCGGCGCCCTCGCGCTGCCCGGCGTCGCCACCCACGCCCTGGCGCAGAACAAGGCCGAGTTCACGCTGAAATACGCCAACAACCTGCCCATCACGCACCCGATGAACGTGCGCGCCACCGAGATGGCGGCGGCGATCCTGGCCGAATCGAAGGGCCGGGTCGACCTGAAGGTGTTCCCGAGCAGCCAGCTGGGCACCGACACCGACATGCTGTCGCAGATCCGCTCGGGCGCGATCGACTACTTCACGCTCTCGCCGCTGATCCTCGGCACGCTGGTGCCGTCGGCGCAGATCAGCGGCGTGGGCTTCGCGTTCAAGGACTACAACCAGGTCTGGGCCGCGATGGACGGTGACCTGGGCGCCCACGTGCGCAAGGAGATCGCCGCCAGGTCGACGATGTTCGCGTTCGACAAGATCTGGGACAACGGCTACCGCCAGATGACCAGCAGCGCGCGCGCCATCACCAAGCCCGAAGACCTCAAGGGCATGAAGATGCGCGTGCCGCCGAGCCCGTTCTGGGTCTCGATGTTCAAGGCCTTCGAGGCGTCGCCGGCCACCATCAACTTCGCCGAGGTCTACACCGCCCTGCAGACCAAGATCGTCGACGGCCAGGAGAACCCGCTGGCGATCATCGCCACCGCCAAGCTGTTCGAGGTGCAGCAGTTCTGCTCGATCACCAACCACATGTGGGACGGTTTCTGGTTCCTGGCCAACAAGAAGTCCTTCGAGCGCCTGCCGGCCGATCTGCAGGAGATCGTGACGCGCAACGTCAACAAGGCCGGCCTGAACCAGCGCGACGACGTGCGCAAGCTCAACGACTCGCTGCTGGGCGAGCTCAAGGCCAAGGGCATGGCGATCAACACCACCGACGCCGAGCTGTTCCGCGCCAAGCTGCGCGCGGCCGGTTTCTACGCCGAGTGGCACAAGAAGTTCGGCGACGAAGCCTGGGCGGTGCTCGAGAAGTACACCGGCAAGCTGGTCTGACCGCCTGCCATGTCCGCCGCCGTCGAACGCTCCGAAACCTTCACCCTGCCCGACGAGGTGCAGGCCACGCTGGCGCGGTCGCGCCTGATGCTGCCGCTCGAAGCGGCGGCGGCGGCGCTGATGGCGGCCATCATGCTGATGCTGCTGGCGGGGGTGGGCTCGCGCTACCTGCTGTCCGATCCGCTGGTGTGGGTGGACGAGGCGGTCTCGATCGCCTTCCTGTGGCTGGCGATGCTGGGCTCGGCGATCGCCATCCACCGCAACGAGCACCTGCGGCTGACGGTCGGTCTCAACGCCCTGCCCGTGCGGCTGCAGGGCTACGTGCAGGCCTTCGGGCTGATGGTGACGGCGGTGTTCCTGCTGGCGCTGGTGCAGCCGGCGTTCGAGTACGTCGAGTCGGAAGCCTTCGTCACCACCCCGGCGCTGGAGATCCCCAACAGCTGGCGGGTGGCGGCGATCGCTTTCGGCATCGTCGCGATGCTGGTGGTGGTGCTGACACACGCCTGGCGCACCTGCACGCTGGCGCAACTGGCGGTCGGCACGGGCGCGGTGGCGGCGGTGGCCGGTGCCTGCTGGGGCGGCATGCCGGTGCTGGCCGACCTGGGCCACCTCAACATCGTGATCTTCCTGATCGGCTTCGTGGCGGTGTGCCTGGTGGCGGCGGTGCCGATCGCGTTCTGCTTCGGCATCGGCGCGGTCAGCTTCCTGGCCTTCACCACCCACAT
This portion of the Leptothrix cholodnii SP-6 genome encodes:
- a CDS encoding TRAP transporter substrate-binding protein — protein: MQITRRTLLAGTGALALPGVATHALAQNKAEFTLKYANNLPITHPMNVRATEMAAAILAESKGRVDLKVFPSSQLGTDTDMLSQIRSGAIDYFTLSPLILGTLVPSAQISGVGFAFKDYNQVWAAMDGDLGAHVRKEIAARSTMFAFDKIWDNGYRQMTSSARAITKPEDLKGMKMRVPPSPFWVSMFKAFEASPATINFAEVYTALQTKIVDGQENPLAIIATAKLFEVQQFCSITNHMWDGFWFLANKKSFERLPADLQEIVTRNVNKAGLNQRDDVRKLNDSLLGELKAKGMAINTTDAELFRAKLRAAGFYAEWHKKFGDEAWAVLEKYTGKLV